In Aristaeella hokkaidonensis, the following are encoded in one genomic region:
- a CDS encoding pyridoxamine 5'-phosphate oxidase family protein, whose product MFREMRRFKQQIPEAECIQILKEQPRGVLSMLGDDDYPYGIPMDHWYCEENGRLYFHCAKTGHKLDAVRKHDKVSFCVCDEGFRKEGDWALNIRSVVIFGRMHIVDEQDDALRRKIAVNLCRKFTDDEAYLQNELVNALPRASFLELIPEHMTGKLVNES is encoded by the coding sequence ATGTTCAGGGAAATGAGACGGTTCAAACAGCAGATTCCCGAAGCGGAGTGCATTCAGATCCTGAAAGAGCAGCCCCGCGGTGTCCTTTCCATGCTGGGTGATGATGACTATCCCTATGGTATCCCGATGGATCACTGGTACTGCGAAGAAAACGGCAGGCTCTACTTCCACTGTGCGAAAACCGGTCATAAACTGGATGCGGTCCGGAAGCATGACAAGGTCAGTTTCTGTGTCTGTGACGAGGGCTTCCGGAAGGAAGGCGACTGGGCACTGAACATCCGCAGTGTGGTCATCTTCGGACGGATGCACATTGTGGATGAACAGGATGACGCACTGAGACGGAAAATCGCCGTTAACCTGTGCAGAAAATTTACAGATGATGAAGCCTATTTGCAGAATGAACTTGTCAACGCCCTTCCCCGGGCCAGCTTTCTGGAGCTGATCCCGGAGCATATGACCGGTAAGCTGGTTAATGAATCCTGA
- a CDS encoding MBL fold metallo-hydrolase, protein MRILNLGNRAVNNWLIPGENGYILIDTGYEKGFRRFQRKLKKNGIRPDEIKTVFLTHAHDDHAGFLNDVLAVTPAKVILHPKAVEGLKKGQNSFEGGCSGRLAWCFCQVLAFLGKGEHRYPVIRKEYLDRLVTTDSDTFRAMNLPFQVVETPGHTADHISLLMENTVFCGDAAMNGFPSRKRVIIWIEDLLQFSQSWEKLLQSGAKRIYPGHGKPFPAADLKKNKAYLDQVRLYPLK, encoded by the coding sequence ATGAGGATTCTTAATCTGGGAAACCGGGCAGTCAACAACTGGCTCATCCCCGGAGAAAATGGATATATCCTGATTGATACAGGTTATGAAAAAGGCTTTCGCCGGTTTCAGCGAAAGCTGAAGAAAAACGGGATCCGGCCGGACGAAATCAAGACGGTCTTTTTAACCCATGCCCATGATGATCATGCAGGATTCCTGAATGATGTTCTCGCTGTCACTCCGGCAAAGGTCATCCTGCATCCAAAGGCAGTCGAAGGACTGAAGAAAGGGCAGAACTCCTTTGAAGGAGGCTGCTCCGGCCGCCTGGCCTGGTGTTTCTGTCAGGTCCTGGCCTTCCTCGGGAAAGGGGAACACCGGTATCCGGTGATCAGGAAAGAGTATCTTGACCGCCTGGTCACGACTGATTCGGATACATTCCGGGCCATGAATCTTCCTTTTCAGGTTGTGGAAACGCCCGGGCATACGGCGGATCATATTTCCCTGCTGATGGAAAATACTGTTTTTTGCGGAGACGCAGCCATGAACGGCTTCCCCAGCCGGAAACGGGTTATCATCTGGATAGAGGATCTGCTTCAGTTCAGCCAGTCCTGGGAAAAGCTCCTGCAGTCCGGAGCAAAGAGGATTTATCCCGGTCACGGAAAGCCATTTCCTGCAGCAGATCTGAAAAAGAACAAAGCGTATCTGGATCAGGTCAGGCTTTATCCGTTAAAATAA
- a CDS encoding GNAT family N-acetyltransferase: MAESIIRRIDEEDPRVGDFIHEGFTRYGEQNGVVLNYDGFCFAAETSEGKIAGVITGRAYYNEVHIGDLIVDEQCRSTGLGSRLVRAVENAYKGKGYDVITLTTFGFQAPEFYKKLGYTVEFIQESKDPKLNKYFLKKQL, encoded by the coding sequence ATGGCTGAATCAATCATCAGAAGAATCGATGAAGAAGATCCCCGGGTCGGGGACTTTATCCATGAAGGATTTACCCGGTACGGAGAACAGAATGGCGTAGTCCTGAACTATGACGGCTTTTGTTTTGCCGCGGAAACCAGCGAAGGAAAGATCGCCGGCGTCATTACCGGCCGTGCGTACTATAACGAAGTGCATATCGGCGACCTGATCGTGGATGAACAGTGCCGGAGCACCGGCCTGGGAAGCCGGCTGGTCCGGGCAGTGGAAAACGCCTATAAAGGAAAAGGATATGATGTCATCACCCTCACAACCTTTGGCTTCCAGGCTCCGGAGTTCTATAAAAAGCTGGGATATACCGTTGAGTTTATCCAGGAAAGCAAGGATCCGAAACTGAATAAGTATTTCCTGAAGAAACAGCTGTAA
- a CDS encoding GNAT family N-acetyltransferase, with amino-acid sequence MAETGLTEEVLNELIRMSEDWEKENSCHGYRKNDKSDIDGNRIFLAYDGDAVIGYLFGHAEKSKESSSIMPDGTPCFEIEELYVRPEYRSQGIGRKLFDYVENTVRGEVDYLMLSTATKNWKAILHFYLDELDMNFWNARLFKRI; translated from the coding sequence ATGGCAGAAACAGGCCTTACCGAAGAAGTACTGAATGAACTCATCCGTATGTCTGAAGACTGGGAAAAAGAAAACAGCTGCCACGGTTATCGGAAGAACGATAAATCCGACATCGATGGAAACCGGATTTTCCTTGCATATGACGGCGACGCCGTGATCGGTTATCTGTTCGGGCATGCAGAAAAATCCAAAGAATCCTCTTCCATCATGCCGGACGGCACGCCCTGTTTTGAAATTGAAGAGCTTTATGTGCGGCCCGAATACCGGAGTCAGGGCATCGGGAGAAAGCTGTTCGATTATGTGGAAAACACAGTCCGGGGAGAAGTGGACTACCTGATGCTCAGCACGGCGACAAAAAACTGGAAAGCGATCCTCCACTTCTATCTTGATGAACTGGATATGAATTTCTGGAATGCCAGGTTGTTTAAACGGATTTAA
- a CDS encoding GNAT family N-acetyltransferase, with protein sequence MMISFNKIVLRDQIKSDIDDEIRWMTEETGWIKADTPWEPVIQIDPEQLKKQMMQNISRLNPGSVRNRLEITVAGRHIGFVSVYPFESSAIQIPVQSASEKKAVGIEICEPAFRNRGYGTDALRAWIHYCLEQSPSDIYLETWSGNTGMIRCAEKCGFMLYERQPEKHMVDGYPVDVLIYRLNNDRQE encoded by the coding sequence ATGATGATTTCTTTTAACAAAATAGTATTAAGAGATCAGATAAAAAGCGATATAGATGATGAAATCAGATGGATGACAGAAGAAACCGGATGGATCAAAGCAGATACTCCGTGGGAACCTGTCATACAGATAGATCCAGAGCAGCTGAAAAAACAGATGATGCAAAATATATCCCGTTTAAATCCAGGGTCTGTACGAAACCGCCTGGAGATCACAGTGGCTGGCAGGCATATTGGTTTTGTTTCCGTCTACCCATTTGAATCATCAGCTATTCAGATTCCTGTACAAAGCGCATCGGAAAAGAAAGCCGTTGGAATTGAAATATGTGAACCCGCTTTCAGAAATCGAGGCTATGGTACGGATGCCCTGCGCGCCTGGATTCATTATTGTTTGGAACAATCACCTTCGGACATCTATCTGGAAACATGGTCCGGGAATACCGGAATGATAAGATGTGCAGAAAAGTGCGGATTTATGCTATATGAACGACAGCCAGAAAAGCACATGGTGGATGGCTATCCTGTAGATGTTCTGATTTATCGTCTGAATAATGATAGACAAGAATAA